The following proteins come from a genomic window of Pseudochaenichthys georgianus chromosome 19, fPseGeo1.2, whole genome shotgun sequence:
- the LOC117465214 gene encoding WAP, Kazal, immunoglobulin, Kunitz and NTR domain-containing protein 2-like: MWWMLFPRWIWFLVCVSVWCGNVGVLPHTTYSHPGICPNDMNPNLWVDAMSTCTRECVSDQECESFEKCCQNVCGNRSCVAARYLDGKKGPMGMPTEASCASFMCNQQGSECDIWDGQPVCKCRDRCEREPHFTCASDGMTYYNKCYMDAEACSKGIGLAVVTCRFHLTWPNTGPSLPQATTLRPTTAPLPVTPPPPTEPQTPMVGSSPVHQTVKMGDTASFLCDVTGRPRPEISWEKQLPEGLERVAMRPNHVRGNMVVTNIGQLVIHNTQPQDSGIYVCTAQNPSGSVKVSHPLSVRPMEPPQTPDPGNVTRCLPEECLKAPDTPDDCGSEMERVSWYYESKTNNCFSFTHCHGSSGPRPRKVLETYEECMQCCGPELAGPCGLPSLQGPCKAYEPRWAYSSTLLQCQSFIYGGCEGNNNNFESREACEEMCPYPKHHHCKACKPRGKMVTSFCRSDFVILGRMTELMEETDSGHALVTVEEILKDEKMGLRFFGKEPLEVTFLNMDWNCPCPNITGAAAEGQVIIMGNANDGMAVLQPESYVGASSPRRIRKLREVISKNTCDILKAITNSPQ; the protein is encoded by the exons ATGTGGTGGATGCTGTTTCCTCGCTGGATCTGGTTcctggtgtgtgtgtcagtgtggtgTGGCAATGTCGGAGTTCTGCCGCATACCACCTACTCACACCCGGGGATCTGCCCCAATGACATGAATCCTAACCTGTGGGTGGATGCCATGAGCACCTGCACCcgagagtgtgtgtctgatcAG GAGTGTGAATCCTTTGAAAAGTGTTGCCAGAATGTCTGCGGGAACCGGAGTTGTGTGGCAGCCCGTTATCTGGACGGGAAGAAAGGCCCCATGGGAATGCCCACGGAGGCCTCCTGCGCCAGCTTCATGTGCAACCAGCAGGGCTCCGAGTGCGACATCTGGGACGGCCAGCCGGTGTGTAAGTGCCGGGACCGCTGCGAGAGGGAGCCGCACTTCACCTGTGCCTCTGACGGCATGACCTACTACAACAAATGCTACATGGACGCAGAGGCGTGCTCCAAGGGCATCGGCCTGGCAGTGGTCACCTGCCGCTTCCACCTCACCTGGCCCAACACCGGCCCCTCGCTGCCCCAGGCCACCACTCTGCGCCCAACCACTGCTCCTCTTCCGGtgaccccgccccctcccaccgAGCCTCAGACTCCCATGGTTGGCAGCAGCCCGGTTCACCAGACCGTCAAAATGGGCGACACCGCCAGCTTCCTGTGTGACGTGACAGGCCGCCCCCGACCTGAGATCAGCTGGGAGAAGCAGCTGCCGGAGGGGCTGGAGAGGGTGGCCATGAGGCCCAATCACGTGCGTGGGAACATGGTGGTCACCAACATCGGGCAGCTGGTCATCCACAACACGCAGCCGCAGGACTCAGGCATCTACGTCTGCACCGCTCAGAACCCCTCTGGATCGGTGAAGGTCAGCCACCCGCTCTCTGTCCGGCCCATGGAGCCACCCCAGACCCCTGACCCAGGGAACGTGACCCGCTGCCTGCCTGAAGAGTGTCTGAAAGCGCCTGATACCCCGGATGATTGTGGGAGCGAGATGGAGCGAGTCAGCTGGTACTACGAGTCCAAGACCAACAACTGCTTCTCCTTCACCCACTGCCACGGCAGCAGCGGCCCGCGGCCCAGGAAGGTGTTGGAGACGTACGAGGAGTGTATGCAGTGCTGCGGCCCCGAGCTGGCTGGCCCCTGCGGCCTCCCCAGTCTGCAGGGCCCCTGCAAGGCCTACGAGCCGCGCTGGGCCTACAGCAGCACCCTGCTGCAGTGCCAGTCCTTCATCTACGGAGGCTGTGagggcaacaacaacaactttgaATCCAGAGAAGCCTGTGAGGAGATGTGCCCCTACCCGAAACACCACCACTGCAAGGCCTGCAAGCCGCGGGGCAAGATGGTGACGAGCTTCTGCCGCAGCGACTTCGTCATCCTGGGCCGCATGACAGAGCTGATGGAGGAGACGGACTCGGGCCATGCCCTCGTGACCGTGGAGGAGATCCTAAAGGACGAGAAGATGGGTCTCCGGTTCTTTGGCAAGGAGCCTCTGGAGGTCACCTTCCTCAACATGGACTGGAACTGCCCCTGCCCCAACATCACGGGCGCTGCCGCTGAGGGGCAGGTCATCATCATGGGCAACGCCAACGACGGCATGGCAGTGCTTCAGCCGGAGAGCTACGTGGGTGCTTCCAGCCCGCGACGTATACGGAAGCTGAGGGAGGTCATCTCCAAGAACACATGTGACATTCTGAAGGCGATCACCAACAGCCCGCAGTAG